The Muribaculum intestinale genome includes the window ATTTCTAAACATATATCCACCCACGAATATGTATTACGATTTTCCCGGACAATATCCACCCCATCCTCTCTCCCCCTCTCAACAACCACCTCAATCACTACCACGGACAATGAAAAAAGTCATTTCATCCCTAATCATCGCTTGCGCAGCCATCACCGCATCGGCCGCGCCGTCGATATTGTCGCTGAAGCACTCCATTTCCGACAACTCAATCACATATCCCGAGAGCTTCGAGACCGACACTCACAAGATGCTACAGAACTGGTATCTTCAGAACTATACCGTACTTAACACTAACTTCGACAAATCGCAGCCTCTCAACGCCACCGACGAGGTGTACATAAAGCGTCTGTCGGCACTCCCGACCACAATCGAAATGCCCTACAACCAGATTGTGCGCTCATATATAAATATGTATACACAGCGCAAACGCGAGTTGGTCGAGGCCATGCTCGGCATGAGCCTGTACTATATGCCCATATTCGAGCAGGCACTGGAGCGCCACGGTGTTCCTCTGGAGCTACGCTATCTGCCTGTTATCGAGTCGGCCCTCAACCCCGACGCCGTATCCAAGGCAGGAGCCACGGGCCTGTGGCAATTCATGCTTCCGACAGCACGCGGACTCGGCATGGAAATCTCAACACTCGTCGACGAGCGCCGCGACCCACACGTGTCGTCGGAGGCTGCCGCCGTATATCTAAAGCAGCTATACAATATGTACGGCGACTGGTCGCTCGCCATAGCGGCCTACAACTGCGGACCCGGCAATGTCAACAAAGCCCTGCGCCGTGCCGGAATAGAAGATAAAAAGGATAAGGATTTCTGGAGCATATATTACTTTCTGCCACAGGAAACACGCGGATATGTGCCGGCATTCATTGCGGCCAACTACGTGATGACATACTACAACCTCCACGGAATATCTCCGGCCCTGGCAAAACGGCCTATAATAACCGATTCGGTTCATGTAAGCAAGCGCGTGAACTTCAACCAGATATCACAGGTGCTTAATATCCCGGTGGAGGAGATACGAGTGCTCAACCCCCAATACCGCCACGACATAATACCCGGCGACATCAGGCCATACTCGCTGGTGCTCCCCTCAATGCAGGTATACAGCTACATAATGAGCGAGGACAGCATAGCCGGACGCGACGCCACCCTCTACGCCCGGCGCTCGGTAGTAGAGCCGACTTCACTGGAAGAACTCGAGAACAACGGCGAGTTTACCACCAAACTCGTAGTAAAGACCCACAAGGTAAAACGCGGCGAAACCCTCTCCGGTATTGCAAAGAAGTATGGTGTGTCGGTATCCGACATAAAGAAGTGGAACGGTATGCGCAAAAACAGCGTGCCACGCGGACGCAATCTGAAGATAAACACATATGAGCGGGTACGCATAGAGAAGCCGGCCTCTGACACCACATCCGAGGCAAACACCTCCGAAAGCCTCGCAGAAGCATCGTCCGACGCTGAAAAGGCTGTAACTGAGACTGTAGCCGCAGTGGCTTCCGACACGGCAAAAAAAGCCAAGAAGACTGCCGCTCCAGCCACTCAGACCAAACAGAAAAAGTCGACCTCAACGTCATCGACAAAAAGCAAAGGAGGGTTTACCAACCACAAGGTGAAAAAGGGCGAAAGCCTTTACCGCATAGCCAAGGCGAAGGGCACCACTGTCGAGGCAATCCAGAAAGCCAACGGCATGTCGGGCTCGGCCATCCGCGAGGGACAGACCCTGAAGATTCCGCGCTGATTGCCGTCAGGCCATACCTGCTGCTGCATATCTCATGGCGCCTGTTCCCCCTTATCCGGGAATATGGCGCCATGTGCGTATCACCCGCCAACATAGAAATACGAATAATCAATATATAAACAATAGACCAATGTCACGATTTCTGTTAACACTGTCACTGTCGGCTGTGGCACTTACCGCATCGGCCGTGACTCCGTTGTGGCTTCGCGATGCCGCGATATCTCCCGACGGCTCCCGTATCGCCTTTACATACAAAGGCGATATATTTACAGTACCGACCGGAGGCGGCAATGCCACACGACTCACAACTCTCGACTCACATGAGGCATCACCTATATGGTCGCCCGACGGAAGCAAGATAGCCTTTGCCAGCGACCGCGAGGGTAGCTTCGATATATTTGTAATGGACAGTACCGGGGGCACTCCATTGCGCCTCACACGCAATTCGGCCAAGGAAGTGCCAGTAGCCTTCACCCCCGACGGGAAATATGTGATTTTCTCGGCCGCTATCCAGGATCCCGCCGAAAGCGCGCTATTTCCGACAGCCCGTCTTGGCGAGGTATACAAAGTGGCGGTAGACGGCGGCCGCACCACACGCATGCTCGCCACCCCCGCCGAGACAATGAGCTGGTCGCCCGACGGAAAGTGGTTGCTGTATCAGGACCGCAAAGGGATGGAGGACATCTGGCGCAAGCATCATACGTCATCGGTGACACGCGACGTATGGCGCTACGATGTGGCTACAGGAAAGCATACCAACCTTACATCACGCGGAGGAGAGGACTTGAATCCTGTAGTATCGCCCGACGGCACAACCGCATACTTCATAAGCGAACGCAATGGCGACAAGTCGCTCAACGTATGGTCATTTCCCGTAGGCAATCCGTCGAAAGTAAGCAGAATCACAGACTTTACCACCCATCCGGTAAGATTTCTTTCCATCGCCGGCAACGGCACGCTTGCCTTTACATACGACGGTGAGCTCTATACGATGCGTCCCGGCGCATCTGCGACAAAGGTGGCCGTCGATGTGGTGATTGACGAAGAGATACCCGACTACAAGACCTCGGTACGCTCGTCGGCAGGAGCAAAGGTGTCGCCCGACGGCAAGCAGGTGGCATTCGTCGACCGCGGAGAAGTATTTGTGACATCTGTCGAATATCCCACTACCCGACAGATTACACACACACCACAGGGAGAGGGGCTGATAACATGGAACACCGACAACCGCTCGATGGTCTATGTAAGCGAGCGCGACGGACACTATGCTCTCTACGAAGCCTCCGTAGGTCGTAAGGATGATCTCAACTTTCCCAACGCGACTACCATCGACGAACGTCCGCTATTCAGCGACAACATCGAGCGCACATATCCGCAGTATTCGCCCGACGGCAAGAGCCTTGCATTTATTGAGGACCGTAACAAGCTGATGGTAATGGATGTGGCCACCGGAAAGGTGCGCCGGCTTACCGACGGTTCGGCAAATCCGGAACGCGACGGAGGATTCTACTATGTATGGTCGCCCGACAGCCGATGGATTGCGTTCGAGCTCACCGGCAACGGCCATGAGCCATATGCCGATGTAGCCATCGTAAATACCGAGGGCACCCCAAAAGTAACCAACATCACCCGCTCATCGTACTTCGACACACATCCCCGATGGGCTCTCGACGGTAATGCCATCGCATTCGGCTCCGACCGCTACGGAATGCGCAGCCACGCAAGCTGGGGCTCGCAGGAAGATGTGATGCTCGTGTTCCTCAACCAGGACGCCTACGACAAATACCGTCTGTCGAAGGAGGACTACGAACTGCGCAAGGAACTCGAAAAGCAGCAGAAAGAAGACAAGGACAAGGCAGAAAAAGCAGCCGCCGGAAAGAAAAAAGGGAAGGATAAGAAGAAAAAGGACGATAAGAACGATGACGATGACGCCAAGGCCGACAAGAAGACAATCAATGTCGAGTTCGACGGTCTGCGCGACCGAATGGTACGCGTCACCCCCATGTCATCGTCGCTGGGCGACTTCATCGTCACCGACGATGGCGAGACTCTATACTTCTTCGCCGAATTCGACGACGGGTACGACCTCTGGAAAACCGACCTGCGAAAACACGAAACATCAATGGTCAAGAAACTCGGCTACCGTCACCGCTCAATACAGACCGACAAGGATGGCAACACCTTGTACCTGCTCGGCTCCGACGGCCTCGGCAAAATGAGCGTGTCCTCGGAGACAATAAAGCCCATCAAATATTCGGCCACAATGAAAATCGACCCCAAGGCCGAACGCGAATACATGTTCAACTATGTAAAGCAGGAGGAAGCAGCTCGCTTCTACGAGAAAAACATGCACGGTGTCGACTGGGAAGCCATGACCGAAGCCTACCGTAAGTTCCTGCCCCATATCAACAACAACTACGACTTCGCCGATCTCCTGTCGGAACTGCTCGGCGAGCTTAACGTGTCGCATACCGGCGGCCGCTACTATCCCTCGGCATCCGGCGAGCGTACGGCCTCTCTCGGACTGTTCTTTGACTGGGACTACTATGGCGACGGTCTGCGAGTGGCCGAAGTCATCGAGGGAGGTCCGTTTGACCATGCCAACACCGTAATAAAAAAAGGCACCATTATTGAAAAAATCAACGGTGTGGCTCTCAACGATTCTACCGACTACACATCGTTGCTTGCCGACATCGCCGGCAAGAAGACACTTGTCACACTGTACAACGGAAATGGCAACAGTGTGGACGAAGTAGTGCTCCCCATCACACAGGGGCGTCTCAACGACCTACTCTACCGCCGCTGGGTAAAGCAGCGCGAGGCTGACACCGAGCGTATGTCGGGCGGACGTCTGGGATACGTGCACCTACGCTCGATGGACGACGCCAGCTTCCGTCGTATCTACACCGACCTGCTCGGAAAATATGTGGACAAGGAGGGGATTGTAATCGATACCCGATGGAACGGCGGAGGCCGTCTCCACGAGGATATAGAAATGCTCTTCAGCGGCGATAAATACCTGACACAGGTAATTCGAGGCACTGATGTGTGCGACATGCCCTCGCGCCGATGGAACAAACCCAGCATCATGGTCCAATGTGAGGCCAACTACAGCAACGCCCACGGCACACCGTGGGTATACAAGCACAAAGGCATGGGCAAACTCGTAGGCATGCCGGTGCCCGGCACCATGACTTCCGTAAACTGGGAGACACTTCAGGACCCGTCGCTCATATTCGGCATTCCGGTAATAGGATATCGTACTGCCGAAGGCAACTATCTGGAAAACTCTCAGCTCGAACCGGACATAAAGGTTGCCAACGACCCCGCTACTGTAGTGAAAGGCGTAGACACCCAGCTTCAGACTGCCGTCGAAGAACTTTTGCGCCAGATTGACTCCACCCGTCAATAGCATATAATCCATCTAACAAATATTACCATGCGCCCGGCTTTACTTTCATCAGAAGCCGGGCGCATGGTATATCTGTCAGGACACGGGATACATGACAATCCCCACACTGGTAAAACACCATCCATACTCCGGAAAATTCCATATCGGAAGTGCGACAAAGCATCCGCACATATTACAATACCGTAACACATCAATCACAATACTACACCATTCCCACAACAGTTATATTACACAAAAGAACGACAATTGTTGTCACACAAAATCAAGCCACAGGTACAATTAACTAAATTTTAAGTTAACAAATAGTATATTTAACTGATTTGTACAACAATTGTAATTCAATTGACACCTACGCGCAAATCCACAAAATACTCAATACCTTAATTTTAAGCATTATATCAATCTGCAAATGTTAAAAATCAAATTAAGCAAATTTTTCTTTCAAAACATATTGTCAGTTCAGAAATTATATCTACATTTGCATCGTAATCATTCTGTAACACATCTGTGAAGCGAATGACACCATCCAAACAAACAAAAAAAGTCACACACAAAAAATACTTAGTTATGGGTTCGTCTAATTTCCAAACCAAACTCTTAGGTCTCCAGAAAAATCTTCTGAACTTTGCCTATATCCTAACGGCAAACCGCGATGACGCTTATGATCTCCTTCAGGACACCACCCTCAAGGCTCTCGACAATCAGGACAAATATGTCGACAATGTCAACTTCAAGGGCTGGGTGTTCACAATCATGCGCAACATCTTTATCAACAATTACCGAAAGGTAGTACGCTCGGCCACAATAATCGACCAGACCGAGGATCTCTATCACCTGAACCTCCCGCAGGATTCCGGATTTGAGACTCCCGAAGGATCGGTTGCAGCCAAAGAAATAACAGAAGCCATCAATGCGTTTTCCGACGATTACCGCATCCCCTTCTCTATGCATGTAGCAGGCTACAAATACAACGAGATTGCCGAGAAGATGAATCTTCCGCTCGGCACCGTAAAGAGCCGCATATTCTTCGCCCGCCAGCGCCTACAGCAGACACTGAAGGACTATCGTTAAGATTGTGCCATAGGCCAATCACCCACGCTGAAAGGCGATCTCGACACCTATGACTTTTTTTACAGTTCCTCGCTCCTCTAATCGGAAGTTAAGCCAAAACCGACTCAAATCTTGCTCTAAAGTAGAATACTACAACTGAAACATATGATTGACACACACAAGACGCCCTTATGGGGCGTCTTTCTTTTGAACAATGACCAACTCCGCCTTCATTGTCAATAATAGTCCGGCCGTAACCCGACATCCAGCAACGCGGGATTACAACATACTGCACGGCACTGACGATTCCCTGCCCTTCTTATACATACGAAAGGCTCCGACACACATTAATGCCGGAGCCTTCTCGTATTGAGAATGATTCACTTAGAACACATAAGTAACACCAAGACTCATATTGCCCGTATTGAAACTCATACCGGCAAACTCATAATCATGGCAACGCTTATAGCCGAGGAAGCCGAGAGCCGCCGAGAAAACGACATGGTCATTGATAGCATACTTCACACCTGGCTTCAGACCGATACCCCAGAGAGTGCCGTTGATAATCTCTTCGCCCGATACGTCCTCGTCAAAAAACTTACCGGTCTGGAACTGTCCTGCAAGATCTACATAGAATCCAATCTTGCCAATATTGACAAATGTATAACGTACAAACGGGTTAAACTTTAATGATGCGCCATGGATTGATGCACCGTCGCCATCTTTCTGATGAGCGTAAGCCAAACCGAACTGGGCTGCGATATCCCACCGGCCAACATTGTAACCAACTTCAGGAAGAACCGATACGCTGATATTCTTAAAATCGCCATGCTTGTTCTGGTTGGCACTTAACTGACCGTCAACCCACCATGACTGAGCGCTTGCTGAAAGCGACATAACCACTGCTGCGAGTGCAATAAGTAGCTTCTTCATAATAGATACATTTAGAATTTTGGAGTAAAAGAGTTGTTATTACAGGATAAACATTCGGTTAATCATGCAGCATACATGATTTATTGTTATTACACTCTACGTCGTTATTTGTTCATCTATTAACATTTAGCCTCTACAAATCATAAATTCCATCAATAAATTTACAAAAAAATCGGCCTGTCTATTGCAGAATTAAAAAAAAACATCTACCTTTGCACCATCATTCGGAAAAGCAATAAAAAGCAACACCGGATATACACAAATCATCTTTGGAGAGATGGCAGAGTGGTCGATTGCGGCGGTCTTGAAAACCGTTGAGGGTCACACCTCCGGGGGTTCGAATCCCTCTCTCTCCGCAATAAACGCTGAAAATCAGCAAATTGCAAAGCAAACACCCAGTTTTACACCCAAGAATGTAAAGTTGGGTGTTTTTGTATTATTTAAGATTTTATTCTGCTGTTTGTACAGTTACGCATTATAAATCCGGCTAATGGACACATTGTTCCACTTATAAGGATATGTCTCCATTTTGATTAGCCTGAAAGCAATAATTAGGGGTCAAGCCGAAATTCCGGTGCATGTAATTTTCAGAAAATTGTTAAATTTGCGGTATGAAAACATCGGAAGCATTCTGGATGTTCTTGCCCCAGGGGCTGGACGAACTGTTTGAGATGGTGCGCTTCGAACGTACAGAACAGGCATATGACATATGGCTTGATGAGAAAAAGAAACTCTCTGACGAGGACTACCGTAATCCGAACATAGTCGCGCGAGGTTATACGGAATACGTTACAATACAGGACTATCCGCTTCGAGGTCGCCCCGTATATCTTCACATGCGCAAGAATAAGTGGTGGGACAAGCGGACCAATGAGATATCCTCATACAACCTCGAACTCCCCAACGAGGAAGGCACACGACTCAGCGCAGAGTTCGTGTCTTTTTTAAAAGATGAAGGTGGAGACGACGGCACTGTCGATTAAGCACATAGCGCAGATGTACTGCGTCAACGGCAAGTATTTCGCGGATTTATACCGCAACAGGATAAGCGGTTATGCCGACTGGTGTGACCGGGAACTTTGCTGTGGCTTCTATTTCAATGCCGCCAATATTGGTCCGTACATGAGCCTTGACGAGACATGCCTGAGCAACGGCGAGGTATGGACCGTCCTGACCAACAAGGACGGCCACGGCGGCAAGGGCACGCTGGCTGCGGCCATCCCCGGCACGAAGAGCGACGAGATTATATCCATACTCATAGCAGCCATGAGTAAGTCAGTCAGGCGCAAAGTAAAAGAGGTTACCTGCAATCTGTCGCCGTCAATGATGCTGATAGCAGGTGAAGTATTCTATAACGCCCATGTGGTCAATGACCGTTTTCATGTACAACAGGTCTATAATGAGGCCGTTGACGAAATCCGTATCGACATACGCCGTCAGCTCATTGCCGAGGAAAATATTCGCGACAAGTCCACTACGCCGGTAACATACTCCAACGGTGAGACCATGCGGCAGATACTCGCCCGCAGTAAGCACACCCTGATGATGTCGCAGAACAAATGGACAGACATTCAGCGTCATCGCGTCAATATCCTGTTCAAGTACCATCCGATTCTAAAAAGTGCCTATACTCTTGCGATGGAGCTGCGCAGGATTTTCAATGCTAAAATCTCACCAACAAAAGCCATGGGGCGGATGAACAAGTGGTATGAAAAGGTAATGGCATTGGGCAACAATAACTTCCGCTCTGTCATCAAGACATTCAAGAACCACGCACCGACCATCCTGAACTACTTCCGGCGACGTGCGACCAATGCCTCCGCCGAGGCTTTCAACTCTAAAGTCAAGATCTTCCGCTCGCAAATGCGCGGTGTCCGAGACCGCGATTTCTTCATCTTCCGCCTGGTCAAACTGTACGCTTGAATATTTAACACTTCGGTCTACTCAATTTAACATATGCACTGGAATTTCGTAACTATTCAGCGGACACGCTAAGGCGATAATGTGGAATAGACATCACCATTATAAGTAAATTCAACCTGCTGATTTTATAGTAATTAGCTGCAATTTTATTTGGTAAAGTCAAATAAGTTTTGTATCTTTGTATCTGTGAAACAGCCGGTTAATGACATAACAGAAGTGCTGCGCGGATTATCCGCCCAGATTGAGTCGATGCAGAAAACCATCGACTCTCAGCATGCGACAATATGTCAGATTAACCGGAACGGACAGGCTCAACTCAGGAAAATTCAATCTCTTGAGCGGATGCTCAAAAAGAAGGATAAAGAACTTGAGGAACTTCGCAAACGCCTTTCAAAATATGAGGAGCCCCCGAAGAACTCCGGCAACAGCAGCACACCTCCGTCAAAAGAGCAGATGAGAGACGAGATTGTCCGTCGTACAAAGTCCCTGCGTAAACCGTCAGGCAGGAAACCCGGAGGTCAGCCAGGCCATGAAGGAAACACCCTCGAATTGAACGACTCTGTCGACAATATCGTGGATGAGAAACCCGGCATGTGTGATGAATGCGGAGATTCACTGGATGGATGTGATACCGAACTGGATTACATCACACAGATAATCTCGTTGCCTGAACTAAAGCCATTGATAACGGAGGTCAGACATTACGTCACGATATGCCGTACTTGTGGCAAGCGTGTAAAAGCCCACTCCCGACGTCGCCGTTCCAACGCCGTTGTGTATGACGCTTCTGTAAAAGGTTTTGTCGTATACCTGTCAACGGTTCAGTTCCTCCCATATAATCGTATAGCAGCTTTTTTCAAAGAAGTGTTCGGTCTTGAAATCAGCCAGGGGTCAATGGTCAACTGGATCAACGAGGCCAGACGGTCGGCCGAACCTGCCATTGAGAAAATCAAGGAGTATATAATGCAGTCACCTGTAGTTGGTTTTGATGAATCGGGTTGCTACTGCAACAAACGTCTTGACTGGGCGTGGATAGCGCAGACAGTGTATTTTACACTTGTGTTCCATGGCAAAAGCCGCAAAGGGCGGGAACTTGAAGACCGTTTTGGCGATTCACTCGAACGCATGACAGCAGTGACCGACCGTCACAGCGCATACTTCGCACTTCATTTTCTAAATCATCAGGTGTGCCTGGCGCATCTGCTTCGCGAATGCCAGTATCTCAACGAACTTGACAAGGAGCAGCAGTGGTCCGGATCGGTGGAAAGCCTCTTTCAGGAAGCGATACATGAACGGAATCAGAAGCCGACGGAGTCGATTGACCCTCAGTCATGGCTTGACCGCCTTGACAATCTCATTGATGAAAATTTATCAAGGCTCAACGAAAAGTTTACCACTTTCAAGAACGGCTTGCTGAAATGCCGTGACTACATCTTCAACTTTCTACGAGACCCGGCAATACCGCCGGACAACAACTCCTCAGAACGTGGAATAAGAAAGTTGAAAATCAAACTCAAAAACTCCGGTTGCTTCCGTTCAGACCTCGGTGCCGATGCCTTTATGGATCTGCATTCAATCGTCGAGACAACCAAGAAGCACGGCAACTCGCCCTACAACGCAATCCTCGCCCTTTTCTAAACGGCGACTACATCGGCGCGTCCGCTGAATAGTTACGGAATTTCGGCTTGGGCCACATTTACAAATATTTTACCGCTATGATTACCGAGAACAAAATTACTGAAATTTTCTGTCTTGCCGATGACTTCTGCAAGTATTTTTCTCCCGAGCTCAAAAAACATCAGATCAGCGATGGCAAAGTACATCGCAATAAGCCTGGAAGGCTTTCAGATGCAGAGGTCATAACGATACTGATTCTATTCCACTGCAAGGGCTTCAGATGTCTCAAGCATTTCTACACTCAATATGTCTGCAGACATCTTACTCATCTGTTTCCCAAAACTGTATCATACAATAGATTTGTTGAGTTGCAGAAATCCATACTATTGCCTCTGACCGTATTCATCAAAGAGGTGTTGCTGGGGACTTGTACCGGCATTGCGTATGTTGACTCAACACCATTGAGAGTCTGCAAGCATCAGCGTATACTTATACACAAGACATTCAAAAGTATAGCTGAAAGGGGCAAGTGTTCGATGGGATGGTTCTTCGGGTTCAAGCTGCATCTGATCATAAATGATAAGGGGGAAAT containing:
- a CDS encoding outer membrane beta-barrel protein — protein: MKKLLIALAAVVMSLSASAQSWWVDGQLSANQNKHGDFKNISVSVLPEVGYNVGRWDIAAQFGLAYAHQKDGDGASIHGASLKFNPFVRYTFVNIGKIGFYVDLAGQFQTGKFFDEDVSGEEIINGTLWGIGLKPGVKYAINDHVVFSAALGFLGYKRCHDYEFAGMSFNTGNMSLGVTYVF
- a CDS encoding LysM peptidoglycan-binding domain-containing protein → MKKVISSLIIACAAITASAAPSILSLKHSISDNSITYPESFETDTHKMLQNWYLQNYTVLNTNFDKSQPLNATDEVYIKRLSALPTTIEMPYNQIVRSYINMYTQRKRELVEAMLGMSLYYMPIFEQALERHGVPLELRYLPVIESALNPDAVSKAGATGLWQFMLPTARGLGMEISTLVDERRDPHVSSEAAAVYLKQLYNMYGDWSLAIAAYNCGPGNVNKALRRAGIEDKKDKDFWSIYYFLPQETRGYVPAFIAANYVMTYYNLHGISPALAKRPIITDSVHVSKRVNFNQISQVLNIPVEEIRVLNPQYRHDIIPGDIRPYSLVLPSMQVYSYIMSEDSIAGRDATLYARRSVVEPTSLEELENNGEFTTKLVVKTHKVKRGETLSGIAKKYGVSVSDIKKWNGMRKNSVPRGRNLKINTYERVRIEKPASDTTSEANTSESLAEASSDAEKAVTETVAAVASDTAKKAKKTAAPATQTKQKKSTSTSSTKSKGGFTNHKVKKGESLYRIAKAKGTTVEAIQKANGMSGSAIREGQTLKIPR
- the tnpC gene encoding IS66 family transposase, which produces MKQPVNDITEVLRGLSAQIESMQKTIDSQHATICQINRNGQAQLRKIQSLERMLKKKDKELEELRKRLSKYEEPPKNSGNSSTPPSKEQMRDEIVRRTKSLRKPSGRKPGGQPGHEGNTLELNDSVDNIVDEKPGMCDECGDSLDGCDTELDYITQIISLPELKPLITEVRHYVTICRTCGKRVKAHSRRRRSNAVVYDASVKGFVVYLSTVQFLPYNRIAAFFKEVFGLEISQGSMVNWINEARRSAEPAIEKIKEYIMQSPVVGFDESGCYCNKRLDWAWIAQTVYFTLVFHGKSRKGRELEDRFGDSLERMTAVTDRHSAYFALHFLNHQVCLAHLLRECQYLNELDKEQQWSGSVESLFQEAIHERNQKPTESIDPQSWLDRLDNLIDENLSRLNEKFTTFKNGLLKCRDYIFNFLRDPAIPPDNNSSERGIRKLKIKLKNSGCFRSDLGADAFMDLHSIVETTKKHGNSPYNAILALF
- a CDS encoding RNA polymerase sigma factor, yielding MGSSNFQTKLLGLQKNLLNFAYILTANRDDAYDLLQDTTLKALDNQDKYVDNVNFKGWVFTIMRNIFINNYRKVVRSATIIDQTEDLYHLNLPQDSGFETPEGSVAAKEITEAINAFSDDYRIPFSMHVAGYKYNEIAEKMNLPLGTVKSRIFFARQRLQQTLKDYR
- a CDS encoding transposase, with the translated sequence MKVETTALSIKHIAQMYCVNGKYFADLYRNRISGYADWCDRELCCGFYFNAANIGPYMSLDETCLSNGEVWTVLTNKDGHGGKGTLAAAIPGTKSDEIISILIAAMSKSVRRKVKEVTCNLSPSMMLIAGEVFYNAHVVNDRFHVQQVYNEAVDEIRIDIRRQLIAEENIRDKSTTPVTYSNGETMRQILARSKHTLMMSQNKWTDIQRHRVNILFKYHPILKSAYTLAMELRRIFNAKISPTKAMGRMNKWYEKVMALGNNNFRSVIKTFKNHAPTILNYFRRRATNASAEAFNSKVKIFRSQMRGVRDRDFFIFRLVKLYA
- a CDS encoding IS982 family transposase translates to MITENKITEIFCLADDFCKYFSPELKKHQISDGKVHRNKPGRLSDAEVITILILFHCKGFRCLKHFYTQYVCRHLTHLFPKTVSYNRFVELQKSILLPLTVFIKEVLLGTCTGIAYVDSTPLRVCKHQRILIHKTFKSIAERGKCSMGWFFGFKLHLIINDKGEILNFMFTPGNVDDREPLYSESFIENVKGKLCGDKGYIGKRLFDFLFMNGIQLVTKVKNNMKNSLMSVADKIMLRKRALVESVNDELKNIAQIEHSRHRSFANFITNALSAIAAYCFFPKKPSISLEFVTDNQLTLF
- a CDS encoding S41 family peptidase, encoding MSRFLLTLSLSAVALTASAVTPLWLRDAAISPDGSRIAFTYKGDIFTVPTGGGNATRLTTLDSHEASPIWSPDGSKIAFASDREGSFDIFVMDSTGGTPLRLTRNSAKEVPVAFTPDGKYVIFSAAIQDPAESALFPTARLGEVYKVAVDGGRTTRMLATPAETMSWSPDGKWLLYQDRKGMEDIWRKHHTSSVTRDVWRYDVATGKHTNLTSRGGEDLNPVVSPDGTTAYFISERNGDKSLNVWSFPVGNPSKVSRITDFTTHPVRFLSIAGNGTLAFTYDGELYTMRPGASATKVAVDVVIDEEIPDYKTSVRSSAGAKVSPDGKQVAFVDRGEVFVTSVEYPTTRQITHTPQGEGLITWNTDNRSMVYVSERDGHYALYEASVGRKDDLNFPNATTIDERPLFSDNIERTYPQYSPDGKSLAFIEDRNKLMVMDVATGKVRRLTDGSANPERDGGFYYVWSPDSRWIAFELTGNGHEPYADVAIVNTEGTPKVTNITRSSYFDTHPRWALDGNAIAFGSDRYGMRSHASWGSQEDVMLVFLNQDAYDKYRLSKEDYELRKELEKQQKEDKDKAEKAAAGKKKGKDKKKKDDKNDDDDAKADKKTINVEFDGLRDRMVRVTPMSSSLGDFIVTDDGETLYFFAEFDDGYDLWKTDLRKHETSMVKKLGYRHRSIQTDKDGNTLYLLGSDGLGKMSVSSETIKPIKYSATMKIDPKAEREYMFNYVKQEEAARFYEKNMHGVDWEAMTEAYRKFLPHINNNYDFADLLSELLGELNVSHTGGRYYPSASGERTASLGLFFDWDYYGDGLRVAEVIEGGPFDHANTVIKKGTIIEKINGVALNDSTDYTSLLADIAGKKTLVTLYNGNGNSVDEVVLPITQGRLNDLLYRRWVKQREADTERMSGGRLGYVHLRSMDDASFRRIYTDLLGKYVDKEGIVIDTRWNGGGRLHEDIEMLFSGDKYLTQVIRGTDVCDMPSRRWNKPSIMVQCEANYSNAHGTPWVYKHKGMGKLVGMPVPGTMTSVNWETLQDPSLIFGIPVIGYRTAEGNYLENSQLEPDIKVANDPATVVKGVDTQLQTAVEELLRQIDSTRQ